TTGGGCTAAAGCCTGATGAAACTAGTACAACTTTAGAACATCACTTCGAGACAATTTTAGAAAAACTTCCAACTGATGCTCAATTTATCGTTCTAGCAGATATTATAGGTGGTAGCCCACTTACAACCGTTTGTAACACTTTGAACAAATATAACAAATTGCAAGATAGCTTCATAATTGGCGGTATGAACTTCTCCATGGCACTAACTGCCTTGATGTCAAAAGACACAATGGATGAGGAAGAATTAAAAGCAAAAATAATGTCAGAATCAAAAGGTGCAATTAAGTTTTTGGATATAGCTGTTGCATCTGAAACTTCTGATGATGATATTTAAAGGGGGATATTATAATGTCAATTTCTTTTGTGCGTATTGATGATCGAATGATTCATGGACTTATCACAGTCCGTTGGGGCAAAGAATATCCGTGTGACGGAATTATTGCCGTAAATGATAAAGCTGCCAATAACCCTGTTTTAGCAGGTGCCTACAAAGCTGCTTCTGACAAAAAAACATTTGTTTGGACACTTGAGCATTTTGAACAGGTCAAGGATAAAGTTTTGAATTCTAAAACCAAGTATTTCTTGATTACTAAAAATCCACAAGATATGAAGAAAATCTTAGTTGATTTCAACTTTCAACCAAGTGACATAAAAACTGTTATCGTGGGTCCTGGTAACGATCGAGACAATGCAATAAAGCTTGGAGATAACCAGTCCTTTACTCAAGAAGAAGGAACGGCTTTTGAAGCAATTGAGAAAAAAGGTTACAAGGTAGATTTTGCACTGTTACCTGATCAACGATTAGGTAGTTGGGATAAATTCAAGTCAAAATTTGGTTATTAGATTTAAAAAAGAGGGGGATTTAAAATGACAATTAGTTGGATTCAAGCAGCACTTTTAGGACTGTTTGCTTGCTTATGTTCTAACTCATGTATGGCTGGCCAAGCGGTCGGTAATTATACAATCGGTCGTCCATTAGTTGGTGGCCTTATCTGTGGTCTTATTTTAGGTGATCTTCAGTTAGGAATTGCCTGTGGTGTTGCTATGCAGTTAGTTTATATTGCACTCGTTACACCAGGTGGAACGGTTTCTGCTGATGTTCGTGCAATTTCTTATATTGGTATTCCATTAGCTATGGTTGCTATTGCTTCACAGGGGTTAAATCCACTTGGTGGTAGTGCAGCTAACCTTGCTAAATCAGTCGGAACATTAGTTGGAACTGTTGGTACAGTTCTCTATTATGCTGTTGCTACTATGAACTTGGTTTGGCAATCATTCGGATGGAAAGATGTTCATAATGGGAAACTTAATAAATTAACGGCTGTTAACTTCGGTTGGCCTTGGATTTCTCACGCTATATTCTCATTCTTACCAACAATGCTTCTTACCTACTATGGTGCTACTGCTGTAACAGCCCTAAGAAATGCTTTGCCTATGGATGGCGTTGCTATGAAAACATTATTCACAGTTGGTGGCATGCTACCATGTGTCGGAATCGCAATTTTACTTCGCCAAATTATAGGTCGGACAGCTGATTTTATTCCTTTCCTTGTAGGTTTTACATTAGCAGCTTCACTAGGTCTTAATTTAGTTTCAGTCACAGTCGTTTCATTGCTGTTTGCAGTTATCATGTATGAAGTTGAAATGTCTAAAGGTGACAAACAAAACAACAGTGTAGTTCCTGAAGGTCCAAATAATGATGACGACGAGGAGGATATTTGATTATGGAAAATACTAATAACACAAAAAAACTTGATAACAAAACCCTGACAAAATCTTTTCATCGCTGGTTTTGGGGCGCGTTAACATGTTTCTCACAAGAACATATGCAGACATTTGGTTATATGGCATCAATGTTGCCAATTCTCAAGAAACTGTATCCAAAACATGAAGATCAAGTTAAAGCAATTAAGGCATATACAGCATTTTTCAATACTAATCCAATGTTAGGAACCGTAATTGTCGGCATTACAGCAAGTATGGAACAAGCACGTGCCAATGGTAAAGAAATTGATGGTGAAACCATTAATGATATGCGTGCTGGACTCATGGGACCAATTGCCGGAATTGGTGATTCTTTGATTGATGGAACTCTTATTCCTATTCTCTTAGGTATTTCTCTAGGTATGTCAACCGGGGGTTCACCACTTGGTGCAATCTTCTACATCGTTGCATGGGTATTAATCGCCTACTTCGGACAACGTTTCCTATATTTCCGTGGTTATCGTTTTGGAGATCAAGCCGTTAGTTTCTTAGTTGGTAAACAAGGAGCTGCTATCCGCCGTGCAATCGGAATTGTTGGTAGTATGGTTGTTGGTGGTGTTCTAGCTTCATGGGTAAACGTTACAACTTCACTTAAATTACATGGAGCAAATGGCAAAGTTTTCCTTAATCTTCAGAACAAATTAGACAGTATCTATCCTGGATTGTTAACAGTTATCGTAACTCTATTCTGCTGGTGGTTAATGACAAAGAAACATGTATCTGCTATTTGGACAATGGTACTTCTCGTAGTAATTTCACTTATTGGTGTTCTACTTGGTTTCTTCAATCCTGGTCTCTCATACTAAAAATAGTCAATAATAAGGGGGAAAGTAAAAATGACAATTCAAGAAATGAAAAAAGGATATGAGGAAGAGGTTGCATATCAGAAGCATATGCTTAAAAATTTAGGTTACTGGTTTCAGCTTTGGACTACTATCAGTGGTCTTGGAATCGTCGTAATTTACTTTTTCCATCACCAAAATTTTTGGCTTAATATACTTGGAATCTCCTTGTTTGTAATGGGTGCTCTGGGAATGCTGATATTTGGGTATGCAGGATGGAAAGGTCAACAAAATATTCATGCACTTATCCATGATTTTGATCAAAAACTTGAGTATTTCTATAAGACACATAAAAATACTGTAAGTTCGAATAGAGAAAAGATTAAACATTCATAATGTTTTCTCGTTAACGAATCAATAATAAAAAAAGGGGCTGTGCCATAAGTCCTAAGTGAAAGAGCTTCACCAGAGAAAGTAATGATTTTTCTGGTGAAGCTCTTTTGGTATAATTAAAAATAAAAAAGCACCGGTTGCAGCCAGCACCTTTACAAACAATACCCCTATAGAAAGGATAATCAAAATGTACGATAATTATAACATAAATCTGACTGTACTTAGTATCAAAACTGACTGGGAACCAAAAGAAAATCATCCTGCACGGATGATTAATCAAATAGTTGAAGACCTTAAAATTAAAGATCCCTACATCTTTGGACGTCCGCGTAAGTATGATCTGCGTGTACTTTTAAAATTAATTTTGTTTGCGTACACAAAAGGTATCTTCAGTAGTCGTCGTATTAATACCTTGGCAGAAGAGAATTTGGCAGCCCGCTGGCTGACGCAAGAACAAGTTCCAGCCTACCGAACAATTTGTCGTTTTAGAATTTCAGATGAAGTTGAGAACTTGATCAATCAATGCATTCAAAAACTAACCAAATATCTAAAGCAAAATAACTTTATTGATGAGGTTACTTTTATTGATGGAACTAAAATTTTGGCTGATGCCAATAAGTATAGTTTTGTTTGGCGTAAGAATACTGTTCGTTTTGACAAGCTTAATCGCTCTGCGATTATATCCCTTCTGAAAGAATTAAATGAAGCTAAGTTTAAATGCCAGCTCCCAGTAGAGACAGATCTTACTTTAGAAATGCTTGATGAAATTATCTTGCGGTTAGAGAATAACTTGAAAGATCTGAATAAAAAGATTGAAAAGGAGCACACCTCTCCAAACCCAGACGTCGAGAACTGAAATCGTTAAAACGAAAACTTAAGTTACGCCAAACTAAGTTATTGGAATATAAAATACAAACTGGAATTTATGGTAAACGAAATAGTTATTCGAAAACAGACCATGATGCGACTTTTATGCGTGTTAAAGAAGATTCAATGTTCAACGGACAGCTAAAACCGGCTTATAATCTACAAATCGCCACGAGTAAACAATTTGTAACTGCCTTTGGCATTTTTCAAAATCCAGGAGATACCAAAACATTAATTCCCTTTTTACAGCAGCAACAAGCAGCTGGAACTTTAGGTAAGTATATTGTGGCCGATGCAGGATACGGTTCAGAATCAAATTATCGATACTTTGAAGATGAATTACCTGAACATACAGCGTTGATTCCGTATGGGACAATGTTGAAAGAAAATAGTCGCAAATGGCAAAGCGATGACCGTAAGGTCATGAATTGGACATATCACCCTAAAGATGATTATTTTATTGATCCGCAAGGAGTTAGATTTAGTTTTTATACTTACCGTAAGCGCAAAGACAAGTACGGGTTTGTACGTGAATTTAAAGAGTATAAGGCAAACAAATATGATAATGATTTTCAAATTGACCACCGAGCGTTCACTAAAAGCGGAAATCTTCGCAAAATAAGTATTAATGACGCTTGGGAGTACTTCAAAGCTAAGGAACGCAAGTTGCTTTCAAATCACCAAACTGGTTCAATTTATGGACGACGTAAAATAGATGTCGAATCAGTTTTTGGTGGATTGAAGGCTTGTTTGGGTTTTAAAAGATTTTCGGTTAGAGGTCTTGAGAAGGTAAAAAAGGAAGCTGGAATTGCCTTGATGGCAATGAACATTAGAAAATTGGTGGCAAAGGTTACCAACTATAACTGTTCTATAAACAAAAAGAAGAGATTAGCGAAAATCAAAGAACGATTTTCACTAATCTCTTCTATTTTGAAGGACTTATGGCACAGCCCCTTTTTTCTTTATTCTAAAAAGGAGGAATTTAAAATGACTTAAGCGACTATTACTCAAATAACAACGATTACTCGAATTTATAATTTTAGGAGGATACTTATAATGACTACTGCTACAAAAACAATCGTTAACTCACAGAGTCTAAGTCAAATAGATAATGCTCGAGATTCTGTTAAAACGGTAATCCTAGCTTCAATGATCGGTACAGCTATTGAATTCTTTGATTTCTATGCTTATGGAACTGCTGCTGCTACATACTTTCCAAAGGTTTTCTTTCCTGAGGTAACCACAACAATCGCTACACTACTAAGTCTGCTCACATTTGGCGTGGCTTTCGTTGCACGTCCTCTTGGATCATTTGTCTTCGGTCATTTTGGAGACAAGGTTGGCCGTAAAAAAACATTGGTTGTTTCGTTGCTACTCATGGGTGGATCAACTGTATTAATTGGATTGCTGCCTGCCTACAGCACTCTTGGATTACTCGCAATTATCTTACTTTGCATTTGTCGTTTCGTTCAAGGTATCGGTCTTGGAGGCGAATGGTCAGGCGCGACACTTGTTGCTACAGAAAATGCTCCTGAGGACAAACGTGCACTCTATGGTGCTTTTCCAGAATTAGGTGCTCCTCTTGGCTTCTTCTTAAGCAATGGTTTATTTTTTCTTCTTGAATCTTTCTTAACTCCTAATCAGATGCTCTCATTTGGTTGGCGTGTGCCTTTTCTAGCTTCTGCAGTCCTTGTTGTTGTTGGTTTTTGGGTCAGGACAAAGATGCAGGAAACACCACTATTCAGACAAGCACAAGCTAAACAACTGACTTCTAAATCTCCATTAACATTGGTCTTTAAGACTTCTTGGCGTCAGATTATCCAAGGTACTCTTATTGTTGCAGTAACCTATACATTATTCTACACATTGGCAACTTGGTCCTTAACTTATGCAATCACAAATTTAGGATTTTCTAATCGTGAATATTTATTTTTATTAATGGGTGCTATTATTGTTTTTGCTATTTTAATTGTATATGCTTCCAAACTTGCAGATATTTTTGGACGTCGCAGAGTTTTACTTGCTTCTTCAAGTGCTTTGATTGTCTTTTCACTGCTCTTTCCATACCTTTTACAAGGGCAGCGTAACTTTACAGGAGCTATTATCTTTTTAGTCGTTGGTTTTACATTAATGGGCGTTGCCTTTGGTCCAGTTGGTGCTTTGTTGCCAGAATTATTTAAGACGGAAGTGCGCTACTCTGGTGCCGGAATCTCTTATAATCTAGCCGCAATTGTCGGTGCAGCATTTACACCAATGATTGCAACTTGGTTAGCTAATAATTGGGGAATAAAATTTGTTGGCCTTTATCTTGGAATAATGGCTGTTGCTTGCTTAATTTCACTCTTAACAGTAGCGGAGACAAAAGATGTTGATTTCTCTGAGTAATTAAAAGTCTAAATAAATTGTAACGAATAATTTATTATATAGTCTATAATTCAAAATAATGATTGAATAATTGGTTAAATATAAATTTTGATCCACTTTTTTATTTCCTTCACATAGATTCTGACTAAATCAATTTTATCTTCTTTCAAAACATCCTCATTTATATTTAAATAGTCTTCACTTTCTAATAAGATTCTACAGTTACTAACAGATTAATTTATCTTTATTAGCACCACCAATTTATAAAATTCGAATACTATTATAACTTTTTTGATTCGTAAAACCCATTTTTTTGAAATCAAAGAGCCAGACCAAATTTAATTTTTGGCCTGGCTTCTTATTTTTCAAACATATATAACTCTCTTTTTTATTCACGCTAAAAGAAGAAAATATTTTTCTATATTTAAATTTACTGTAACCTTATTTCTTTAATTTTCCTACAAAGATCCTTATTATCAACACTATCCATGTTAAACAACTAATAAATAAACTGAAATAAAATAATTTGCTTGGTTGATAAGTTACAGTAATTTTATTATTCTTTTGTGCTGATTTAACTTCAACTGTTCCACGAAAGCTTTTAGTATGAGTTACACGTTTATTATTTAATTTAACTTGTGTTCGATTATAATCGATAATTGGTAAATTTATATTCTCTTCTTTACCACTTTTATGGACTTGATAGATAATAGTGTTTGGTACAGTCTTGGGGACCAATTTAATCTCCCTTTTTCCTATAATAACATAATTGTTATATATTGATTGATTGTATGAACCAGTATCTTTATCAGCATATTTTGGATAATAGTCAGTTTCACCGTTTAAAACTAGATACGAAAAAATATTATTATAATTAGATTTATCAACTAAAGCATTAATCGGTAATGGTATAGGATCACCTTTACTTTCTAGTAAATAATTCTGATTAGCTGCTAAAATACGATCAAAAATTGATTGCATTGATCCATAATATCCAACAATACTTAAAAAAACAAAACTTATGATGGCTATTTTTTTAAGATAGTTCGTCTTAAACTGCTCAAGTAATTGACTTAATACCAACGAAGCCGTAATTGACAAGAAGAAGCTTGAGTAAGTATTAAATCTATAAGGAAATTGAATTTCACCCAAAATATTTAATGCTGTATGGCTATGATCAAGTAATCCCCATGGAACAAGAGTAGTAGACAAACACAAAAAGATAATTCCAATAATATAAATATTCTTTTCTACAATACTTCTTTTTACAAAATACCAGCCAAGAAGAGCAGTTATCAACATAATAATACCTATTGAATGATTAATTGAAATAGTATTCGAGACCGATGCAACTATCATTTCATTAAATGACATTAAAAAATCGAATCCTTTTTTAGGAGAGGCAAGATTTTGACCTATAAAATCTGTAACAAAAGGTACTATAATAAAAGAACTCAACAATAATGTCAAACCTATACTTTTACATAATGCAAGTATCCGTTCAGATTCAAAACGTCTTTGAATAATAATTTTAGAAATTACCAATCCCGTTAGAATCATACTTATTAGATAAACACTTAATAGATGGCTATATAACAACAAACTCATCCCTATTGCAAGTTGTGGCCATTTTTTTAAATTTTTCCAAAAAACATTATAAGCACCTAAGAAAATTAGAGGTACAAATGTATACGCAATAAATTCCCCTAAAACATAATTGTAAAGACCTAAATGTAAATGATATGGCGCAATCGTATAAATAAGTGCAAATATTAAACTCCGACCCCTATTTTTAGAAAAACTATACATAGAATAGTAAGCAATAGTTAGGGTGCTAAATAAAAAAAAGCCATACCAAATAAAAAAAGCGCTGATTGGATTAAAATAAAATCTTAAAAAAGCCCACGGATACAAAAAAACGGTAGGATAAAATAGAAAATTACCTACACCAGTATGATTAAAAGTATAACTAGCAATAAAAGTAAGTAGATGATGTCCCCTTAAATTATGATATATTTCTTCAACTCTTGAAAAATGAAAACTACTGTCAGATGTTAAAGCAAGTTGATTGGATCCAAACAATATAGATGTATATAAAAAAGTAATAGCAGCTAAAAATAATATAATAATAAAATTTTTGTTAATTTTTAACAACGTTTTTCCCCCACAATAATATAAATTATAACCCCTGTTAGATATGATATCATAAGACATTTACTATGTGCGTCTAATTATAGTCCTACGAAAAAATAATTCAGTATTTCCTCATAATTTTTATTTAATATCATTTAAAAAAAGTTGTAACTTTTAATGATCTCAATGTAGTAAAAATGAGAAATGTAATTACCAATCCCAATATATAACATAAAATTTCGAGTACTAATTCAAAGCTAGATTGGAAAATCTTAATTTGTAGAACACAGTTCTTTACAAGTAAAAAAAGATCTCCATAGAGACCTTTTCAAGGTTATCAACTTATTAAATTTGCTTACTTTTCTTCTGTTGCTGGTTCTGCATAACTAACTGAACCATTCTTTCTCTTTGTAACCATTGTTGCCCATAGTAATAATAACGAAGCAATCATAAAGATAAGCATTATTCCAACTGAGAATAGAACCTGATTTGACCCTAATCCAGAAGTCAATGCCTCACGGAATCCAAGAATTGAATATGTCATTGGTAGGAAAGGATTAATTGCTTGGAAGAATCCATTCATACCATTTGTAATATCAATTGGGAATGATCCACCTGAACCACCTAGTTGAATAACTAAGAGAATCATTGCAGCAAATCGACCTGGATTTCCACCAGCAACTGAGAGGAACATTATCAAGTACATCGCAGTAAAGGAGAATATTAGCGCATTAAGAATCATTTGGAAAGGATGATCTGGTATCAATCCTACTGCCATCATTAACAATGTTTCAATTACTGCCGTACCAGTTGCTACAACTGCACCAACTGCAATCTTGCTTAAGAACCATTCTGTTCCTGTACCATCTGGTGTAGATAGACGACGTATTGGATATACTAGGTTAAAGACTAAAGCACCAACATATAATGCAACTGAAAGCATATATGGTGCAAGTGCATACCCATAATTAGGAACAGTACTGTAATTCTTATGAGTCAGTTTAGATGGTGTAGCAAACATATTTGCTGTCTTGTTAGACGTCTTAACTGCATTTACCTTCTTCGCTCCCTTGCCTAAAGCTTTTGCAAGAGCCTTGTTTCCATCAGCTAACTTCGCTGAACCTTGTGTCAATTCTGAAGAATTAGCATTAAGCTGACTTGTCCCGCTTGCTAACTGGTTAACGCCGGATGAGAGTGTTGGCACCTTACTATTAAGTTGAGTTAACCCACTCGCAAGTTGTGCCGTTCCGCTATTCAAAGCAGCACTATTACTATTTAATTCGCTTGTCCCAGAAGCAAGTTGACTTACGCCCGAAACAAGAGTTGGCACATTGCTGTTAAGTGTTCCTAAACCAGTTGCAAGTTGTGAGGCTCCACTTAATAATTGGTTAGAATTATTATTTAATTCTGTTGTCCCATTTGCCAACTTAGAGATTGCTCCGGTCAAAGTCGGAAGAGCACTTAATAGTTTATTTGAACCTACACTGGCACTATTAACACCACTTGTATATTTAGTAACACCTGCTACTAGAGTATTGAGTTGTGTTCCAGTTGCATTTTCTTGCGCAATCTCTTTTAAAGTTTTTTCATTTACAGCAGATTCATTAAATGAGCTATTATTTCCTATTGAGTTGTTAAGACCGGAAGCTGCCTTTTGAGCAGCCGCAGTTAATTCACTTAATTGTGTAATCTTACCAGCTATACTATCTGCTGAAACATTAGACAAATCAATTTGTGAAATTGAGTTTGCTTTCTGAATTAATTCATTAAAGTTTTTAACAGCTTCCTCTAGTTGACTACTATTAATACTTGTTAAACTAGTATTTATAGAATTTGTAATATTCGTAGTATTTGTGTTAGCTGCTTTTATTTTTTCAAGTTCTGCCTTGTCACTAGTAGATAACGTTGCTGAGGTTTCTAGTGTATTAACTGCATCAGAAATAGTCTGATTATTAGCTTGAATCTGCTTTACCCCAGTTGTCATACTAGATAAATTATCTACTAACGGACTAAGTTGTGTTAATGTACTTCCATAATTTTTATAAAAGCTTTGTAAACTTTGTAAAAAAGTAATCATATCATTTAAGTTATTTAATTCACCATTAGAATTTAAACTTTGAACACTATTGTTAATCATTGTAGTTGTTATATTTAAAACAGAAACAGGGTAAGGTAAATCATTTGCTAATTTTTGTACATTAGAATTTATCTGCTTGGAGTTTCCCTTCAATGTGTTTAATCCTGTATTCAAATCTGTTAATCCACTTGTTAGTGAAGAAGTTTTACTATTCAAAGTACCCAAACCTGAATTAACCTGGCTGACTCCACTCGTATATGTTCCCAATCCACTCGACAGTGAATTCGAACCCGTAGCCAACTTGCTAACTCCACTCGCAAGTGTTCCTGTACTATTATTCAGCTTTTGTGTCCCTGT
Above is a window of Liquorilactobacillus hordei DSM 19519 DNA encoding:
- a CDS encoding PTS sugar transporter subunit IIA encodes the protein MKYLLLVSHGDFSNGLKQTLSMFAGETINSVIAVGLKPDETSTTLEHHFETILEKLPTDAQFIVLADIIGGSPLTTVCNTLNKYNKLQDSFIIGGMNFSMALTALMSKDTMDEEELKAKIMSESKGAIKFLDIAVASETSDDDI
- a CDS encoding YhgE/Pip domain-containing protein produces the protein MIKEEFKNILNHKLLIATILAIMFIPFLYSVFFLKSVWDPYGNAGSLPVAVVNEDKAVSYNGKKMQVGDKLVKELKKNDSLQWHFVSAKKALDGMKHKKYYTIITIPKNFSKNATTVLNKNPKKMRLTYKTNDSLNYIGKVISEEGAKQLNTKINATVTKAYAKTMFATIKQVGTGFTTASKGANKLKEGSTTLSDGLNTYTAGVKKVNDGVIELQTGVVPLSQGVIKLTTGATALQSGVSEYTAGVAKVNTGTQKLNNSTGTLASGVSKLATGSNSLSSGLGTYTSGVSQVNSGLGTLNSKTSSLTSGLTDLNTGLNTLKGNSKQINSNVQKLANDLPYPVSVLNITTTMINNSVQSLNSNGELNNLNDMITFLQSLQSFYKNYGSTLTQLSPLVDNLSSMTTGVKQIQANNQTISDAVNTLETSATLSTSDKAELEKIKAANTNTTNITNSINTSLTSINSSQLEEAVKNFNELIQKANSISQIDLSNVSADSIAGKITQLSELTAAAQKAASGLNNSIGNNSSFNESAVNEKTLKEIAQENATGTQLNTLVAGVTKYTSGVNSASVGSNKLLSALPTLTGAISKLANGTTELNNNSNQLLSGASQLATGLGTLNSNVPTLVSGVSQLASGTSELNSNSAALNSGTAQLASGLTQLNSKVPTLSSGVNQLASGTSQLNANSSELTQGSAKLADGNKALAKALGKGAKKVNAVKTSNKTANMFATPSKLTHKNYSTVPNYGYALAPYMLSVALYVGALVFNLVYPIRRLSTPDGTGTEWFLSKIAVGAVVATGTAVIETLLMMAVGLIPDHPFQMILNALIFSFTAMYLIMFLSVAGGNPGRFAAMILLVIQLGGSGGSFPIDITNGMNGFFQAINPFLPMTYSILGFREALTSGLGSNQVLFSVGIMLIFMIASLLLLWATMVTKRKNGSVSYAEPATEEK
- a CDS encoding PTS mannose/fructose/sorbose/N-acetylgalactosamine transporter subunit IIC yields the protein MTISWIQAALLGLFACLCSNSCMAGQAVGNYTIGRPLVGGLICGLILGDLQLGIACGVAMQLVYIALVTPGGTVSADVRAISYIGIPLAMVAIASQGLNPLGGSAANLAKSVGTLVGTVGTVLYYAVATMNLVWQSFGWKDVHNGKLNKLTAVNFGWPWISHAIFSFLPTMLLTYYGATAVTALRNALPMDGVAMKTLFTVGGMLPCVGIAILLRQIIGRTADFIPFLVGFTLAASLGLNLVSVTVVSLLFAVIMYEVEMSKGDKQNNSVVPEGPNNDDDEEDI
- a CDS encoding MFS transporter encodes the protein MTTATKTIVNSQSLSQIDNARDSVKTVILASMIGTAIEFFDFYAYGTAAATYFPKVFFPEVTTTIATLLSLLTFGVAFVARPLGSFVFGHFGDKVGRKKTLVVSLLLMGGSTVLIGLLPAYSTLGLLAIILLCICRFVQGIGLGGEWSGATLVATENAPEDKRALYGAFPELGAPLGFFLSNGLFFLLESFLTPNQMLSFGWRVPFLASAVLVVVGFWVRTKMQETPLFRQAQAKQLTSKSPLTLVFKTSWRQIIQGTLIVAVTYTLFYTLATWSLTYAITNLGFSNREYLFLLMGAIIVFAILIVYASKLADIFGRRRVLLASSSALIVFSLLFPYLLQGQRNFTGAIIFLVVGFTLMGVAFGPVGALLPELFKTEVRYSGAGISYNLAAIVGAAFTPMIATWLANNWGIKFVGLYLGIMAVACLISLLTVAETKDVDFSE
- a CDS encoding PTS system mannose/fructose/sorbose family transporter subunit IID — protein: MENTNNTKKLDNKTLTKSFHRWFWGALTCFSQEHMQTFGYMASMLPILKKLYPKHEDQVKAIKAYTAFFNTNPMLGTVIVGITASMEQARANGKEIDGETINDMRAGLMGPIAGIGDSLIDGTLIPILLGISLGMSTGGSPLGAIFYIVAWVLIAYFGQRFLYFRGYRFGDQAVSFLVGKQGAAIRRAIGIVGSMVVGGVLASWVNVTTSLKLHGANGKVFLNLQNKLDSIYPGLLTVIVTLFCWWLMTKKHVSAIWTMVLLVVISLIGVLLGFFNPGLSY
- a CDS encoding PTS system mannose/fructose/N-acetylgalactosamine-transporter subunit IIB produces the protein MSISFVRIDDRMIHGLITVRWGKEYPCDGIIAVNDKAANNPVLAGAYKAASDKKTFVWTLEHFEQVKDKVLNSKTKYFLITKNPQDMKKILVDFNFQPSDIKTVIVGPGNDRDNAIKLGDNQSFTQEEGTAFEAIEKKGYKVDFALLPDQRLGSWDKFKSKFGY